Proteins encoded by one window of Rutidosis leptorrhynchoides isolate AG116_Rl617_1_P2 chromosome 7, CSIRO_AGI_Rlap_v1, whole genome shotgun sequence:
- the LOC139856955 gene encoding uncharacterized acetyltransferase At3g50280-like, whose translation MTSPTVRLISECLVKPLHNLSSDAKQPIYFTPFELVFLNFNYSQKGLLYAKPSENQNFSITDFLDKLRHTLSATLTHFYPLAARLATRKQQNPPSYVIYIDPENIPGVKFIYAKANANISDVVSPVNVPLLVHSFFDLNNSTSYDGHSLPLLSIQVTELTDGIFICGSVNHLVADATSFWNFMLTWSEIFQSQDQNGGCISRPPVFKRVDLDGCDNIIKLPYKHLDEFIERFHLPHLLEERFFDFSENSISKLKAKANAECNTLKISSLQAVSALLWRCITRARRPPQNADTVCKLAINNRRRLDPPLSDNYFGVPVQVVGGTKTVEELMAHGLGWAALILHEAVKNHDDIAVKKWARAWSKTPMIMKMSKLFDPNAITIASSPRFDMYGCEFGLGKAVATRSGCANKADGKITMYPGRNGGGSMGIEICLLPEYMMKIECDEEFISALASN comes from the coding sequence ATGACGTCACCCACTGTACGGCTTATATCAGAATGCTTAGTGAAACCATTACATAATCTCTCATCAGATGCAAAACAACCTATCTACTTCACACCCTTCGAGCTCGTTTTTCTTAACTTCAACTACAGCCAAAAAGGTCTCCTTTACGCTAAACCGTCCGAAAATCAAAATTTCTCGATAACCGATTTCTTGGACAAACTTCGGCACACACTCTCCGCGACCCTGACCCATTTCTACCCACTTGCAGCCCGTTTAGCAACCCGAAAACAACAAAACCCACCTTCCTATGTTATTTACATTGACCCCGAAAACATCCCCGGTGTCAAATTTATATACGCCAAAGCGAACGCTAATATATCCGATGTCGTTAGCCCTGTTAACGTACCTTTACTTGTTCATTCGTTCTTTGATCTCAATAATAGTACAAGTTATGATGGTCATTCGCTGCCGTTGTTGTCCATTCAGGTGACTGAGCTTACTGACGGAATCTTCATCTGTGGCTCGGTTAACCACTTGGTTGCGGATGCAACGTCTTTCTGGAATTTCATGCTTACGTGGAGTGAAATATTTCAATCTCAAGATCAAAATGGTGGTTGTATATCGCGTCCCCCGGTTTTCAAACGAGTGGACCTTGATGGATGTGATAacattataaaacttccatataaacATCTCGATGAATTCATCGAAAGGTTCCATTTGCCGCATTTATTGGAAGAGAGATTCTTCGATTTCTCGGAAAATTCCATTTCGAAACTCAAAGCAAAAGCAAACGCCGAATGTAATACACTAAAAATCTCGAGTCTGCAAGCAGTGTCTGCGCTTTTGTGGAGGTGCATAACACGTGCGAGACGCCCACCACAGAACGCGGACACTGTATGCAAACTTGCTATTAATAATCGTCGTAGGCTGGACCCACCTTTATCTGATAACTATTTTGGAGTTCCAGTTCAGGTAGTGGGAGGGACAAAAACTGTTGAGGAGTTAATGGCTCATGGGCTTGGTTGGGCCGCTTTGATTTTACATGAAGCGGTGAAAAATCATGATGATATAGCAGTAAAAAAGTGGGCCCGGGCGTGGTCTAAAACgccaatgataatgaaaatgagcaagttgttTGATCCAAATGCTATAACCATTGCGAGCTCACCGAGATTTGATATGTATGGGTGTGAATTCGGGTTGGGGAAAGCAGTAGCAACGAGAAGTGGATGTGCTAATAAGGCTGATGGGAAAATTACGATGTATCCGGGTCGAAATGGGGGTGGCAGTATGGGTATAGAAATCTGCCTTTTGCCAGAATATATGATGAAGATTGAATGTGATGAAGAATTCATAAGTGCTTTAGCAAGTAACTAA